A window from Scleropages formosus chromosome 17, fSclFor1.1, whole genome shotgun sequence encodes these proteins:
- the anxa1a gene encoding annexin A1a, which produces MSLIREFLQQTVYLGSLTDSSYQGTVTPYPQFSASSDASVLDKAIKTKGVDETTIIDVLVKRSNAQRQQIKAAYQQATGKPLDVALKAALKGNLEDVVLALLMTPAKYDAQQLKLAMKGLGTNEDTLIEILASRTNKEIKEIKKVYKEEYKKELEDDIKSDTSGDFRAALLSLCKAARSEDPMVNEELADRDARALYEAGEKRKGTDCAVFIDILTTRNAQYLCKVFEKYSKYSKVDVTKAIDLELKGDIENCLTAVVKCAGNKPAFFAEQLYLSMKGSGTREKILTRIMVSRSELDLKKIKEEYKKKYGKTLYQDILDDTQGDYEKILLALCGSEN; this is translated from the exons atgtccCTCATCAGAGAGTTTCTACAGCAGACCGTATATTTGGGGAGCCTCACTGACTCG AGCTATCAAGGCACGGTGACACCTTACCCCCAGTTTAGTGCCAGCAGTGATGCTTCTGTTCTGGACAAGGCCATCAAGACCAAAG GAGTGGATGAGACCACAATCATTGATGTCTTGGTGAAGAGGAGCAATGCTCAGCGCCAGCAGATTAAGGCAGCCTACCAGCAGGCTACTGGAAAG CCTTTGGATGTTGCCTTAAAGGCAGCTCTTAAGGGGAATCTGGAGGATGTGGTACTGGCCTTGCTGATGACCCCAGCAAAGTATGATGCCCAGCAGCTGAAACTAGCCATGAAG GGACTTGGTACAAATGAGGACACTCTGATTGAAATTTTGGCCTCTAGGACCAACaaggaaattaaagaaataaagaaggtCTACAAGGAAG AATACAAAAAAGAACTAGAAGATGATATCAAATCCGACACAAGTGGTGACTTCAGAGCAGCTCTGCTTTCCCTTTGCAAG gcTGCCAGGAGCGAGGATCCAATGGTGAACGAGGAACTTGCCGATCGTGACGCAAGA GCCTTGTATGAAGCTGGTGAGAAAAGGAAAGGCACGGACTGCGCTGTCTTCATTGACATTCTCACCACCAGAAATGCCCAATACCTGTGCAAAG TGTTTGAGAAGTACTCGAAGTACAGCAAAGTGGATGTGACCAAAGCCATTGACCTGGAGCTCAAGGGTGACATTGAGAATTGCCTTACAGCTGTTG TAAAATGTGCTGGGAACAAGCCAGCATTCTTTGCTGAGCAACTCTACCTGTCTATGAAG GGATCCGGCACAAGGGAAAAAATCCTGACAAGAATCATGGTGAGCCGTTCTGAGTTGgacctaaaaaaaattaaggaagaATACAAAAAGAAGTACGGAAAGACCCTGTATCAGGATATTTTG GATGACACCCAAGGGGATTATGAGAAAATCTTACTGGCTCTTTGTGGAAGTGAGAACTGA
- the LOC108938982 gene encoding alpha-1-antitrypsin-like, which yields MRLLFSLCIILLVLCISVLSDHHGHGDGQNKKGQHGKEHGKKDEHKDGHKHERHHGHHGHHGHHRDRHHHHEKHENGSLRLYKENGEFAFSLYKQIASKSDSQSKNIFFSPLSVSLALAALSLGTRGKTHQQLFSGLGFNETEITVEEVNEAFHQILLDLSKKADVDLSVGSALFMHNTFKPQPEFLENMKRYYHSEGFTADFTKTTDTTDLINKYVKDKTHGKISKLVKDLDPSTVMYLISYMYFKGKWEIPFDPEKTQGSIFHVNKTHKVPVQMMAKSDSFFVYHDKEISAHVLQLRYNGSVSMMLILPEHGLEAFEKVFSRAHMKKWYRHVKETHCEVYIPKFSIETSYDLKDILTGMGITDIFSAGADFTGISDSPLVVSKVVQKATLDVDESGSTATAATGVEVMLMSVRFPLILRFDRPFMMIIGHHETRSLLFMGKIVNPTGK from the exons ATGAGGCTACTCTTCTCTCTGTGCATCATATTACTGGTgctctgcatttctgtgttgaGTGACCACCATGGACATGGTGATGGTCAAAATAAGAAAGGTCAGCATGGAAAAGAGCATGGGAAGAAGGATGAGCATAAGGATGGGCACAAGCATGAACGCCACCATGGTCATCATGGTCATCATGGTCACCACAGAGATAGACATCACCaccatgaaaaacatgaaaatgggAGCCTCAGGTTATACAAAGAGAATGGTGAATTTGCCTTCAGTCTGTACAAACAAATTGCAAGCAAGTCTGACTCCCAGTCGAAGAACATCTTCTTCTCCCCACTGAGTGTGTCACTCGCCCTGGCTGCTCTTTCTCTGGGAACAAGGGGCAAAACACACCAGCAACTCTTCAGTGGCCTCGGCTTCAATGAAACAGAAATCACTGTGGAGGAGGTGAACGAGGCCTTCCACCAGATCCTCTTAGACCTCAGTAAGAAGGCAGATGTAGATCTTTCAGTGGGCAGCGCTCTGTTTATGCACAATACCTTCAAACCTCAGCCAGAATTTCTGGAGAACATGAAGCGTTACTACCACTCAGAAGGCTTCACTGCAGATTTCACCAAGACCACTGACACCACAGACCTTATTAACAAATATGTGAAAGATAAAACTCATggcaaaatatcaaaattagTTAAAGATCTGGACCCAAGTACAGTTATGTATCTCATCAGCTACATGTATTTCAAGG gtaaaTGGGAGATTCCATTTGATCCTGAAAAGACACAAGGAAGTATCTTTCATGTGAACAAAACACATAAAGTTCCTGTTCAAATGATGGCTAAATcagacagtttttttgtttatcatgACAAAGAAATATCTGCACATGTTCTCCAGCTACGTTATAATGGATCTGTCTCAATGATGCTGATTCTCCCTGAGCATGGCTTGGAAGCATTCGAGAAGGTATTTTCTAGGGCCCATATGAAGAAATGGTATCGACATGTGAAGGAGAC TCATTGTGAGGTTTATATCCCAAAATTTTCCATTGAAACGTCATATGATCTGAAAGACATTCTGACTGGAATGGGAATCACTGACATTTTTAGTGCAGGAGCTGACTTCACAGGAATCTCAGACAGTCCGTTAGTTGTGTCAAAG GTTGTTCAGAAGGCCACTCTTGATGTTGACGAGTCAGGatccacagcaacagcagcaacaggtgTAGAAGTTATGCTTATGTCTGTAAGGTTTCCACTTATCTTGCGGTTTGACCGTCCTTTTATGATGATAATAGGTCATCATGAAACCAGGAGTTTACTGTTCATGGGGAAAATTGTAAACCCCAcaggtaaataa